From a region of the Clupea harengus chromosome 9, Ch_v2.0.2, whole genome shotgun sequence genome:
- the LOC105907798 gene encoding P2X purinoceptor 5-like — protein MSGCRIARGCQRLRKQDFLDMLKYKKNMKLGILYGVIQLCIIGYLIGWVFVMKKSYQSVEESIQSSVVTKVKGVVSINSSDTGFSLWGPEDYVIPPHGDANLFIKTNFIETPNQTLDYCAEVSASLTVFTSRHGSDTVPDGRCSDDDDCPPGEAVRAGHGIKTGRCLKKDRNDTGTCEIHGWCPVESSQKSHVPWLGKAENFTIYIKNFIRFPRFSFSKSNVRETQDKSYLQKCNYDELVHPYCPIFRLGDIINKTGHRFQDMAQAGGAIGILINWNCNLDIGSSQCHPKYSFIRLDFYSSITTFNFRYARYYKNAAGQTYRTLFKVYGIRFYIMVHGKAGEFRIIPTLINIGSGLALLGAGSFLCDGLLCIMMGRADPSRGG, from the exons ATGTCTGGATGTAGGATTGCCCGAGGATGTCAACGTTTAAGAAAACAAGACTTTCTCGATATGCTTAAGTATAAGAAGAATATGAAACTTGGCATATTATATGGAGTTATTCAGCTGTGTATCATCGGATACCTAATCGG GTGGGTTTTTGTCATGAAGAAGAGCTATCAATCAGTAGAGGAGTCCATACAGAGCTCTGTAGTCACCAAAGTGAAGGGAGTGGTATCAATCAATTCCAGCGACACAGGATTCAGTTTGTGGGGACCGGAGGACTATGTAATTCCACCTCAT GGTGACGCTAATCTTTTCATCAAAACCAATTTCATAGAAACACCAAATCAGACATTAGACTACTGTGCAGAAGTAAGTGCCTCTCTAACAGTGTTTACAAGCAGACATGGT AGTGATACGGTTCCGGATGGCCGCTGTAGTGACGATGATGACTGCCCACCAGGAGAGGCAGTTAGAGCTGGTCATG GAATAAAGACTGGTCGGTGCTTGAAAAAGGACAGAAATGACACTGGGACATGTGAAATACATGGCTGGTGTCCAGTTGAAAGCAGTCAGAAATCCCA TGTGCCGTGGCTAGGAAAAGCTGAAAACTTTACCATCTATATCAAGAACTTCATCAGATTTCCAAGATTCAGCTTCTCAAA ATCAAATGTCCGTGAGACACAGGACAAGAGTTATTTACAGAAGTGCAACTACGATGAGTTGGTTCATCCTTACTGTCCCATCTTCCGTCTGGGGGATATTATTAACAAAACTGGACACAGGTTTCAGGACATGGCTCAAGCA GGTGGAGCGATTGGGATCCTGATCAACTGGAACTGCAATCTGGACATTGGCTCGTCCCAGTGCCATCCCAAATACAGCTTCATCCGTCTGGACTTTTACAGCTCTATCACTACCTTTAATTTCAG ATATGCCCGCTATTACAAGAATGCAGCTGGACAGACCTACAGGACTTTATTTAAGGTGTATGGAATTCGTTTCTACATCATGGTTCATGGAAAG GCAGGGGAATTCCGTATTATCCCCACCTTAATTAACATTGGATCAGGACTTGCTCTACTGGGTGCT GGGAGTTTCCTCTGTGACGGATTGCTTTGCATCATGATGGGTCGGGCTGACCCCTCCAG AGGCGGCTAA
- the LOC116221736 gene encoding P2X purinoceptor 5-like: protein MGMSTFKNIFLSAFVYRTAKNDIPKSTKIGILYRVIQLCIIGYLIGWVFVMEKGYQVQEESIQSSVITKVKGVVLINSSDTGLSLWGPEDYVIPPHGEANFFITTTVTKIPNQTLDKCAESDTVPDGRCSDNNGCPRGEPVSAGHGMKTGRCLKKDRNDTGTCEIHGWCPVEESQKSK, encoded by the exons ATGGGGATGTCAACGTTTAAgaatatctttctctctgcgtTTGTTTATAGAACTGCAAAGAATGACATTCCGAAAAGTACCAAAATTGGCATATTATACAGAGTTATTCAGCTGTGTATCATCGGATACCTAATCGG GTGGGTTTTTGTCATGGAGAAGGGCTATCAAGTACAAGAGGAGTCCATACAGAGCTCTGTAATCACCAAAGTGAAGGGAGTTGTACTAATCAATTCTAGCGACACAGGACTCAGTTTGTGGGGACCGGAGGACTATGTAATTCCACCTCAT GGTGAAGCTAATTTCTTCATCACAACCACTGTCACAAAAATACCCAATCAGACATTAGACAAATGTGCAGAA AGCGATACGGTTCCAGATGGCCGCTGTAGTGACAATAATGGCTGCCCACGTGGAGAGCCAGTTAGCGCTGGTCATG GAATGAAGACTGGTCGGTGCTTGAAAAAGGACAGAAATGACACTGGGACATGTGAAATACATGGCTGGTGTCCAGTTGAAGAGAGTCAGAAATCCAAGTGA